The Thermodesulfatator atlanticus DSM 21156 DNA window CTCATCTTGAGGGAGAGGATCGAAAAGTCTAAAGAACCCCCAAGAATGCTACATTTTTATTTCTGGAGCCCTTTGAGTATTTTGGACAATTAAGCATAGGTCTCCATTAAATAGGTCCTTACCCAATGGAGGAAGTTTACCTTAAATGTCTCCCATCAGAGCCATAACTTGCTCCAGCCCCGAAAAAGAATAGTACTCAGGGTTACGAGGGATTTGCTTTTGCAATTTGAGAGAAGGTAAATTTTGAATATCTAATTCACTCCAGGATCTTCCCGAAACTTTCAAACTGCTTGTCTCGCCAAACATTTTTCGATCATTGTGGTATTAATATTTTCTAACGATAGCCAGCGGCGCGGCGTGACCGTCCAACCAACTCGGCAGGCGAAGCCGCCTTTGCCCAAAAACCGCCACGGTTCGCGCGCGGCGCAGCCGCGTCCGCTGGACGCCGTGTTAGGCATTCATAGCATTCTCGCGTTGAGATCGTGTCAACACAGCCTGATCCAAGCGGCGATGTATCAATGAGGTCAGTGTCAGCATATCTAAAGCATCTTGCTCGCTAATACTCCACTTGATTTTTGGGGCGTGAGCAGTAGTGTTGCGGAAGACCCCAAACAGCCCTTTCATCAAATTCATCAGACCAGTGTGTTCACTTCGTTCTGTCTCAGTTTGAAGGGTATTGAAAGCCAAAAGTGGCTTCTTGCCACCGAAAGCCTCATCAACGAGCTTCGCGCCATCACTGGTTAGCCCCGTTTTCTCCCGTATCTTATCAGCAACACTTTTGGCTGCCTCAAACACTGCATGGAAATAGTTATCCTGCAATAGCTCTGCCCGGCAAAACCGTAACACATCAGGATGCACCTTTCGGGCAATTAACTCCTTTCTCAAGCGACTGGC harbors:
- a CDS encoding TIGR02391 family protein, translating into MAEVPKFDEAVLRKICDILGDTYTGLTGSEIGQLLQNCGIDDPFPGETKRRRLFEALSRRQKQDRCGNNVVAFIYAAMNPVRYVGNRELFEERRSLLNEVFAFAGYTLGEDGKLRKIEKAHTLSEAQERASRLRKELIARKVHPDVLRFCRAELLQDNYFHAVFEAAKSVADKIREKTGLTSDGAKLVDEAFGGKKPLLAFNTLQTETERSEHTGLMNLMKGLFGVFRNTTAHAPKIKWSISEQDALDMLTLTSLIHRRLDQAVLTRSQRENAMNA